One part of the Nematostella vectensis chromosome 8, jaNemVect1.1, whole genome shotgun sequence genome encodes these proteins:
- the LOC5510496 gene encoding apical junction component 1 homolog, translated as MYLCVGKNSSKRNARRTPDYTDILPISPTKIIKPKFMDTGEQNGFIAGYTKPKGGRLHRLHSLNLDVNANEHTNEGESKSSTLPRRHTTKSPPPKPPRVIPPKPPRLMEKKVFTCENPHCQKKEELLGIVELTFKSCKACFTHYCSPECRILHWPEHRLDCQYGNIECQMVEILNLCQTSPKVHFFLSEITRKNYTRKGRGALMLIFLSPTSAELFVKSGTEFFNDRRNTPSYSSMREIKNAGVHSKYQKELLEAVGNYSPIHEFVINVAIVVGRTIQTTPVPRNKVAAVIRHIKVPLHPEFNSRTLSPQNSQEHMSPVSPRKLSDIEVLGNTVRRKSL; from the coding sequence CAACGCAAGACGGACGCCCGACTACACAGATATATTGCCCATTTCCCCGACCAAAATCATCAAACCCAAATTCATGGACACAGGCGAACAAAATGGTTTCATTGCGGGCTACACGAAGCCCAAGGGAGGTAGGCTACATAGGTTGCATTCTTTGAATTTGGATGTGAACGCGAATGAGCATACGAACGAAGGGGAATCGAAATCAAGTACGCTTCCACGACGGCATACAACCAAGTCACCGCCGCCTAAGCCACCTCGCGTCATTCCCCCAAAGCCGCCCAGGCTAATGGAGAAAAAGGTTTTCACCTGTGAGAATCCGCATTGTCAGAAGAAAGAGGAGCTCTTGGGGATAGTGGAATTGACGTTTAAGTCGTGCAAGGCTTGCTTTACTCATTATTGTTCGCCCGAATGCCGTATACTTCATTGGCCAGAACACCGGCTTGACTGTCAGTACGGCAACATCGAGTGTCAAATGGTCGAGATTCTAAACCTCTGTCAGACTTCGCCAAAGGTACATTTTTTCTTGAGTGAAATCACAAGAAAGAATTACACAAGAAAGGGCCGTGGCGCTTTGATGCTAATCTTTTTGTCGCCTACATCAGCTGAACTATTTGTAAAATCCGGTACAGAGTTTTTCAACGACCGCCGAAACACGCCGAGTTATTCATCTATGCGGGAAATCAAAAACGCCGGAGTGCATTCGAAATACCAGAAAGAGTTACTAGAGGCCGTGGGAAACTATTCCCCGATACATGAATTTGTGATTAATGTGGCGATAGTCGTAGGGAGGACGATACAAACGACCCCGGTCCCTAGGAATAAAGTGGCGGCCGTCATCCGACATATTAAAGTACCATTACACCCCGAATTTAATTCACGGACATTGAGTCCTCAGAACAGCCAGGAACACATGTCCCCAGTATCCCCGCGAAAACTCAGTGACATAGAAGTATTAGGGAACACCGTACGTCGAAAATCACTATAG